The Chloroflexota bacterium genome window below encodes:
- a CDS encoding DUF4231 domain-containing protein: MSSESNKPLTNKRSYSIIGTLFVLLLAVLSFIVVPMMLFADDSPAGALAFLAIMLGLAVTIIASVLAPLKQQEYTDFAVRPPMELDLETFDAKKDGVSW; this comes from the coding sequence ATGTCCAGTGAGTCAAACAAACCTTTGACCAACAAGCGTAGCTATTCGATTATTGGCACGCTGTTTGTACTTTTATTAGCAGTGCTTTCGTTTATTGTTGTGCCAATGATGTTGTTTGCCGATGATTCGCCAGCTGGGGCTTTGGCCTTCTTGGCAATTATGCTGGGCTTGGCAGTCACCATTATTGCATCGGTCTTGGCTCCCCTCAAGCAACAAGAATATACCGATTTTGCGGTGCGCCCGCCAATGGAGCTTGATTTGGAAACCTTCGATGCCAAAAAAGATGGGGTTTCGTGGTAA
- a CDS encoding thiamine ABC transporter substrate-binding protein: protein MKRWLLSFLTIGSLVLAGCGAAATPTAETAIQPTPATTAAADVTPAATQATQAPTDSGQFAGQTLVVVSHDSFAISSEVISGFEQMTGATVQILESGDAGEALNKSILAKGAPLGDVLYGVDNTFLSRALDADIFEAYAAKNIEQIPAELKLDSQNRVSPVDVGYVTINYDKAALAEAGLSLPTDLRDLTKPEWKGKLVVENPATSSPGLSFMLATIAHFGESGDYTWRNFWSDLRANEIKVASGWEEAYYGDFSGASDGQYPLVVSYATSPAAEVIFATTPLTDAPTGNLLLPGGAFQQIEFVGLLKDAKNPELGKAWIDYMLGDTFQSDIGGQMFVYPALPSAKVPAEFTQYAQVPSAVATLAPAEIAANRERWLNEWQETVLR from the coding sequence GTGAAACGTTGGTTACTGAGTTTTTTAACAATTGGTTCATTGGTTTTGGCTGGCTGTGGTGCGGCGGCTACGCCAACCGCTGAAACCGCGATTCAGCCTACTCCGGCCACCACGGCTGCCGCTGATGTTACGCCTGCGGCAACCCAAGCCACCCAAGCGCCGACTGATAGCGGCCAGTTTGCCGGCCAAACCTTGGTGGTGGTTTCGCACGATAGCTTTGCAATTAGTAGCGAAGTTATCTCAGGCTTTGAGCAAATGACTGGCGCAACCGTGCAGATTCTGGAATCGGGTGATGCTGGCGAAGCACTCAATAAGAGCATTTTGGCCAAAGGCGCACCCTTGGGCGATGTGTTGTATGGGGTTGATAATACCTTTTTGAGTCGGGCGCTTGATGCTGATATTTTCGAGGCCTATGCTGCCAAGAATATCGAACAAATTCCTGCTGAATTGAAACTCGATAGCCAAAATCGGGTTTCGCCAGTTGATGTTGGCTATGTCACGATCAATTACGATAAAGCTGCCTTGGCCGAGGCTGGCCTGAGCTTGCCAACCGATTTACGCGATTTAACCAAACCTGAATGGAAAGGCAAGTTGGTGGTTGAAAATCCAGCAACTTCATCGCCTGGATTATCATTTATGTTGGCGACGATTGCCCACTTTGGTGAGAGCGGTGATTATACGTGGCGCAACTTCTGGAGCGACCTGCGAGCCAATGAAATCAAAGTGGCTAGCGGCTGGGAAGAAGCCTACTATGGCGATTTTAGCGGAGCCAGCGATGGTCAATATCCGTTGGTCGTCAGTTATGCGACTAGCCCTGCCGCCGAAGTTATCTTTGCTACAACGCCATTGACCGATGCACCGACTGGCAATTTGTTGTTGCCTGGTGGCGCATTCCAGCAAATTGAATTTGTGGGCTTGCTGAAAGATGCCAAAAACCCTGAATTGGGCAAAGCTTGGATTGACTATATGCTGGGCGATACCTTCCAAAGCGATATTGGCGGGCAGATGTTTGTGTACCCAGCCCTGCCTAGCGCTAAAGTGCCAGCTGAATTTACTCAATATGCCCAAGTGCCCAGCGCTGTGGCGACGCTTGCGCCAGCTGAGATTGCTGCCAACCGCGAGCGCTGGCTCAACGAATGGCAAGAAACCGTCCTACGCTAA
- the ftcD gene encoding glutamate formimidoyltransferase: MGLVESIMNFSEGRRTEVVHAIRDAITAVAGVQLLDVQSDADHNRTVISFAGEAEAVGEAAFQATRTAQGLINLNTHRGEHPRIGATDVLPFVPLGQTTMKQCVALARKVGKRIGDELGIAVYLYEEAATRPERQNLADVRKGEYEAWRKAIGVDPAREPDFGPAVATPAGATVVGARQPLIAYNIYLNTTDVEIAKKIAKSIRYLGGGLRYVKALGLLVDGRAQISMNLVNFRGTPIHRVQELVRAEAMRYGVTITEGEVIGLVPQDALVDAAEHYLQLNRFRRDQVLESKLAAPSAGADWLPTNTFQAFAAGTPTPGGGSAAALAGALAGALGQMVANLTVSRKKYAAVKPSMQAALERLSEATTSLGKLALADSAAFNAISVARKLPEEQADRAQQLAAAIVHACEVPLQVAQQAASLFDDLYLLATQGNVNARTDAQVGGYLAYAAVNGAGLNVLVNLGDLSDAQLREQFSAAVAKLRQQADQGLQKLTTL, from the coding sequence ATGGGCTTGGTCGAAAGTATTATGAATTTCAGCGAAGGCCGTCGCACTGAGGTTGTGCACGCCATTCGTGATGCGATTACGGCTGTTGCTGGGGTGCAATTGCTCGATGTTCAATCCGACGCTGATCATAATCGCACGGTGATTAGTTTTGCGGGCGAGGCTGAAGCAGTTGGCGAAGCTGCCTTCCAAGCAACCCGCACTGCCCAAGGCTTAATTAATTTGAATACCCATCGCGGCGAACACCCACGCATCGGCGCGACCGATGTCTTGCCTTTTGTGCCACTTGGCCAAACCACCATGAAGCAATGTGTTGCCTTGGCTCGCAAAGTTGGCAAGCGAATTGGCGATGAACTGGGGATTGCGGTTTATTTGTATGAAGAGGCTGCGACCCGCCCCGAACGCCAAAATTTGGCCGATGTACGCAAGGGCGAATATGAGGCTTGGCGCAAAGCCATCGGGGTTGATCCGGCGCGGGAGCCAGATTTTGGCCCAGCCGTGGCGACACCCGCAGGCGCAACCGTGGTTGGGGCACGCCAGCCATTGATTGCCTATAACATCTATTTAAATACCACCGATGTAGAAATTGCCAAAAAAATCGCTAAATCAATTCGGTATCTTGGCGGTGGCTTACGCTATGTCAAAGCTTTGGGCTTGTTGGTCGATGGCCGTGCCCAAATCTCGATGAACTTGGTTAATTTCCGTGGCACGCCAATTCATCGAGTGCAGGAGTTGGTACGCGCCGAGGCCATGCGCTATGGCGTAACGATCACTGAGGGCGAAGTTATCGGGCTTGTGCCGCAAGATGCGCTGGTTGATGCCGCCGAGCATTATCTGCAACTCAATCGTTTTCGTCGCGACCAAGTGCTTGAATCGAAGTTGGCCGCGCCAAGTGCTGGCGCTGACTGGCTGCCAACCAACACGTTCCAAGCCTTTGCGGCTGGTACACCAACGCCTGGTGGTGGTTCGGCGGCGGCCTTGGCTGGGGCTTTGGCTGGCGCGTTGGGCCAAATGGTGGCGAATTTAACGGTTAGCCGCAAAAAATATGCAGCGGTCAAGCCCAGCATGCAAGCAGCCTTGGAGCGTTTGAGCGAAGCAACCACCAGCTTAGGCAAATTGGCTTTGGCCGATAGTGCCGCCTTTAATGCTATCAGTGTTGCCCGTAAATTGCCTGAAGAGCAAGCTGACCGAGCGCAACAATTGGCGGCAGCAATTGTCCATGCCTGTGAAGTTCCCTTGCAAGTGGCCCAACAAGCTGCCAGTTTGTTTGATGATTTATATCTCTTGGCGACCCAAGGCAACGTCAATGCCCGCACCGATGCCCAAGTTGGTGGCTATTTGGCCTATGCCGCAGTCAATGGGGCTGGCTTAAATGTGTTGGTCAATCTTGGTGATTTAAGCGATGCTCAATTGCGTGAACAATTCAGCGCGGCGGTTGCCAAGCTGCGCCAACAAGCTGATCAAGGCTTGCAAAAACTAACGACACTCTAG
- the rfbC gene encoding dTDP-4-dehydrorhamnose 3,5-epimerase, with amino-acid sequence MSLTVTQTALDGVVIIKPSVFADERGFFLETYHQTKFADLGLPTDFVQDNHSRSKQGVLRGLHYQDERQPMAKLVRCSVGSIFDVAVDLRVGSPTFGKWVGAELSADNFLQFLIPSGFGHGFVVLSEFAEVQYRCTGLYAPETEGAVRWNDPQIGIEWPINEPTLSGRDQAAMSLADYLENPAFRYRG; translated from the coding sequence ATGAGTTTGACCGTAACGCAAACCGCGCTTGATGGCGTTGTCATTATTAAACCAAGCGTGTTTGCCGATGAACGCGGCTTCTTCCTTGAAACATACCATCAGACCAAGTTTGCTGACCTCGGTCTGCCTACCGATTTTGTGCAAGATAATCACTCACGTTCCAAGCAAGGGGTACTACGCGGGCTACATTATCAAGATGAGCGGCAACCGATGGCAAAACTTGTGCGTTGTAGCGTTGGCAGCATTTTCGATGTTGCTGTCGATTTGCGCGTTGGCTCGCCGACCTTTGGCAAATGGGTTGGGGCTGAGCTAAGCGCCGATAACTTTTTACAATTTCTGATTCCTTCGGGTTTTGGTCATGGCTTTGTGGTGCTTTCGGAGTTTGCTGAGGTGCAGTATCGCTGTACAGGGTTGTATGCGCCAGAGACTGAAGGTGCGGTGCGCTGGAATGACCCACAAATTGGGATTGAATGGCCGATCAATGAGCCAACGCTCTCAGGCCGTGATCAAGCTGCAATGAGCCTTGCTGACTACCTTGAGAACCCAGCGTTTCGTTATCGCGGCTAA
- a CDS encoding Glu/Leu/Phe/Val dehydrogenase — translation MIETTMATAQRQFDIAAELLALEPEVRDMLREPRRELIVHFPVKLDNGRVRTLTGYRVHHNITRGPALGGLRLQSSATLDEMQALAMWMTWSCAIVQIPYGGAKGAIVCDHRELTSGELERIIRRYVTEITPLIGAERDVIMPDLNTNEQTMAWIMDTYSMHHGYTMPSVATGKPVQVGGSQGHGQGTARGLCYTVRQAASKIGLDLAGARVVMQGSGSTGRLVLQFLAEMGCRIIAASDDNTGIVAETEAGIDVAALIEHRVQTDGVANLAGTRPISHNELLELPCDILVLAAGQNDISGANAGRIQAKIVVELANGPITPTGDSILANKQIMVVPDILANAGGIVVSYFEWVQGLQEFFWTEREVHGELATTMERAFNEVFTVAQERFVPLRTAAYLLAVDRVVRAMAMRGIYP, via the coding sequence ATGATTGAAACCACAATGGCAACCGCCCAGCGCCAATTTGATATTGCCGCTGAATTGCTGGCCTTAGAACCGGAAGTTCGCGATATGCTCCGCGAGCCACGGCGTGAGTTGATTGTGCATTTTCCGGTCAAGCTGGATAATGGGCGGGTGCGAACTTTAACTGGCTATCGTGTCCATCATAATATTACCCGTGGCCCGGCCCTAGGAGGCTTGCGCTTACAATCGTCGGCTACGCTCGATGAAATGCAAGCCTTGGCGATGTGGATGACCTGGAGTTGTGCGATTGTGCAAATTCCCTATGGTGGAGCCAAGGGCGCAATCGTTTGCGATCATCGCGAATTGACCAGCGGCGAACTTGAGCGGATTATTCGGCGTTATGTGACCGAAATTACCCCATTGATCGGCGCTGAACGCGATGTAATCATGCCCGACCTTAACACCAACGAGCAAACCATGGCCTGGATTATGGATACCTATTCGATGCATCATGGCTACACGATGCCATCGGTCGCAACTGGTAAACCAGTTCAAGTTGGCGGTTCACAGGGCCATGGCCAAGGAACTGCCCGTGGTTTGTGCTATACCGTGCGCCAAGCAGCCAGCAAAATTGGCCTCGATTTGGCGGGAGCACGGGTGGTGATGCAAGGTTCCGGTTCAACTGGGCGTTTGGTGTTGCAATTCTTGGCTGAAATGGGCTGTCGGATTATTGCTGCCAGCGATGATAACACCGGCATTGTGGCCGAAACCGAGGCTGGGATTGATGTTGCTGCTTTGATTGAACATCGGGTTCAGACTGATGGCGTAGCCAATTTGGCTGGGACAAGGCCGATTAGCCATAACGAATTGCTCGAATTGCCATGCGATATTTTGGTGCTGGCAGCAGGCCAAAACGATATTAGCGGAGCCAATGCTGGCCGAATTCAAGCTAAAATTGTGGTCGAATTAGCCAATGGCCCAATCACGCCAACGGGCGATTCGATTCTCGCCAATAAGCAAATTATGGTTGTGCCCGATATCTTGGCCAATGCAGGCGGGATTGTGGTTTCCTACTTCGAATGGGTGCAGGGCTTGCAAGAGTTCTTCTGGACTGAACGCGAAGTTCATGGCGAATTAGCCACGACCATGGAACGAGCCTTTAACGAGGTCTTTACCGTCGCCCAAGAACGCTTTGTGCCATTGCGCACAGCCGCCTATCTGCTAGCCGTTGATCGCGTCGTCCGCGCGATGGCAATGCGTGGGATTTATCCGTAG
- a CDS encoding ABC transporter ATP-binding protein/permease has protein sequence MKHLDQYRRLLAHLRPYPRQVFYAYGSTLLAVGLNIAIPQLLKQAIDQGIASGSSRALLITALIILGVAVVRVIFGFAQRYYGEWLSFRVAYDLRNRFYDAIQRLPFSFHDRSQTGDLMSRATSDITETERFVGVGLLELSSTMLLLFGIIVAMVLEDLTLTGLALLPLPVLLYATIRFGNTVEPLFTKIQEQMGKLSTMMQESLTGIRVVKAFAREPYELEKFDRDNGEWYNRRFAVIRIWGNSWPFFNFLVAISVIILLWIGGPQAMNGTITVGSLFAMISYVLLLNNPVQRLGFTVNLAATAVASSARVFEIIDTFDELADKADAHSLDHVQGNVKFEHVSFAYREGGRPTLHDISFEAKPGQVVALMGPTGSGKSTITNLIPRFYDPIEGRVLVDGHDVRDLAIQSLRQQIGIVLQDSFLFSSSIADNIRYGRPEASDDEVIAAAKAARAHDFILHFSEGYQTKVGERGVTLSGGQRQRIAIARALLLNPRILILDDSTSSVDTETEHLIQQALEQLMQGRTTFVIAQRLLTLKNADQILVLDAGKVVQHGTHTELLAQPGLYRTIYDLQLKDQEESVLEV, from the coding sequence GTGAAGCATCTAGATCAGTATCGACGGCTACTGGCGCACCTACGGCCTTACCCTAGGCAAGTGTTCTATGCCTATGGCTCAACCTTGTTGGCGGTCGGCTTAAACATTGCGATTCCACAATTGCTCAAACAAGCGATTGATCAAGGCATCGCCAGTGGTTCAAGTCGCGCGTTGCTGATTACAGCGCTCATTATTTTGGGCGTGGCGGTGGTACGGGTGATTTTTGGCTTTGCTCAACGCTATTATGGCGAATGGCTGAGCTTTCGGGTGGCCTACGATTTACGCAATCGTTTTTACGATGCGATTCAACGGCTGCCTTTTTCGTTCCATGATCGCTCACAAACTGGCGACCTGATGAGCCGCGCCACCAGCGATATTACCGAAACCGAGCGTTTTGTCGGGGTTGGGCTACTTGAACTTAGCTCAACCATGCTCTTGCTTTTCGGCATTATCGTGGCCATGGTGCTTGAAGATTTAACCTTGACTGGCTTGGCACTCTTGCCCTTGCCCGTACTGCTCTACGCCACAATTCGCTTTGGCAACACGGTCGAGCCGCTGTTTACCAAAATTCAAGAGCAAATGGGCAAGCTCTCAACCATGATGCAAGAAAGCCTGACTGGCATTCGCGTGGTCAAAGCTTTTGCCCGCGAACCATATGAACTCGAAAAATTCGATCGCGATAATGGTGAGTGGTATAACCGCCGTTTTGCGGTAATTCGCATTTGGGGCAATAGCTGGCCCTTTTTCAACTTTTTGGTCGCCATCAGCGTGATTATTTTGCTCTGGATTGGCGGTCCACAGGCGATGAACGGCACAATTACGGTTGGCTCGTTATTCGCGATGATCAGCTATGTGCTGTTGCTGAATAACCCAGTGCAACGCTTGGGCTTTACCGTCAACTTGGCGGCTACAGCGGTAGCAAGTTCAGCCCGCGTGTTTGAAATTATTGATACGTTTGATGAATTAGCCGATAAAGCTGATGCTCATTCGTTGGATCATGTGCAGGGCAACGTTAAATTTGAGCATGTTTCGTTTGCCTATCGCGAAGGTGGTCGCCCAACGTTGCACGATATTTCGTTCGAGGCCAAGCCTGGCCAAGTTGTGGCCTTGATGGGGCCAACTGGCTCAGGCAAAAGCACCATCACCAATCTCATCCCACGCTTTTACGACCCAATCGAAGGGCGGGTGTTGGTCGATGGCCACGACGTGCGCGATTTGGCAATTCAAAGTTTGCGCCAACAAATTGGGATTGTACTGCAAGATTCATTTTTATTTAGCTCAAGCATCGCCGATAACATTCGCTATGGGCGGCCTGAAGCCAGTGATGATGAAGTGATTGCGGCGGCCAAAGCAGCGCGTGCTCATGATTTTATTTTGCATTTTAGCGAAGGCTACCAAACCAAAGTTGGCGAGCGGGGCGTGACCCTCTCTGGTGGTCAACGTCAGCGCATCGCGATCGCTCGTGCCTTGTTGCTCAACCCACGCATTTTGATTTTGGACGACTCAACATCGAGCGTGGACACGGAAACTGAGCACTTAATTCAACAAGCACTCGAACAACTGATGCAAGGCCGCACGACCTTTGTGATTGCCCAACGTTTGCTGACGCTCAAAAATGCCGACCAAATTCTGGTGCTTGATGCTGGCAAAGTTGTGCAGCATGGCACCCACACCGAGCTACTGGCCCAACCAGGCTTGTATCGCACCATCTACGATCTACAACTCAAAGATCAAGAGGAAAGCGTTTTGGAAGTATGA
- a CDS encoding HD domain-containing protein, with the protein MKISHIQLPQSSAYLSLRQALSVLKHLLGSQPAWVVGGTLRDLVIGRPLHDVDLVVNQPAITLAQSLAKQLNASVVVLDAERDIGRVVLTDGKYLDLAHLRAADLVGDLADRDFTINAMAAPLYEQAQLGQIIDPHAGLNDIETGTLRMVQANALANDPLRMLRAVRIAAQLGWQLDPATDQAIMAHAELISQVAVERVRVELLAILATRWSASWLRYLDRVNLLPSLIPEIRPMYHHTQPNIHFLDVWEHSLETITAGEWLLAQLEHDQQPTPLAPPAIADDWHPPAFFQQPATLRMLPNLTLQLQWAEQVVAQIQQPIGQTTSHRALWKMAILLHDCAKPATRVDKPDGSVSFHEHQTIGADIARGVYQRLRFSNQEIEYMCKVIAGHMRPGQLYSQPETTAKAAYRFFRDLKESAVDTLLHALADHMATRGPLLQEHHWAYQAAWTDAMLGFYWDAEAEQKRVPLLDGHTLMQELGLAAGPQIGLLLEAIREAQAAGEVTDRESALALARRLHA; encoded by the coding sequence ATGAAGATTAGCCATATTCAGTTGCCCCAAAGCTCAGCCTACCTGAGTTTACGCCAAGCCTTGAGCGTGCTTAAACACCTTTTAGGTTCTCAACCAGCCTGGGTCGTCGGCGGTACCCTGCGCGATCTGGTGATTGGCCGCCCGTTGCATGATGTTGATTTGGTGGTCAATCAACCAGCCATTACCTTAGCCCAAAGCCTTGCCAAGCAACTCAACGCGAGTGTGGTAGTGCTCGATGCTGAGCGTGATATTGGGCGGGTGGTCTTGACCGATGGCAAGTATCTTGATCTGGCCCATTTGCGGGCTGCTGATTTAGTGGGCGATTTGGCCGACCGCGATTTTACAATTAATGCCATGGCCGCGCCGCTTTACGAGCAAGCCCAACTCGGCCAAATCATCGATCCCCATGCTGGATTGAACGATATTGAGACTGGTACGCTGCGCATGGTGCAAGCCAATGCCTTAGCCAATGATCCATTGCGCATGCTACGAGCGGTGCGGATTGCCGCCCAACTCGGCTGGCAACTTGATCCAGCGACCGATCAGGCAATCATGGCCCATGCCGAATTGATTAGCCAGGTGGCGGTTGAACGAGTGCGGGTTGAATTATTGGCAATTTTAGCCACCCGTTGGAGTGCTAGCTGGCTGCGTTATTTGGATCGAGTTAATCTTTTGCCAAGCTTAATTCCTGAAATTCGCCCAATGTATCACCACACCCAGCCCAATATTCACTTTTTAGATGTGTGGGAGCATTCACTCGAAACGATTACGGCTGGCGAATGGCTGCTTGCCCAGTTGGAACATGATCAACAGCCAACGCCACTAGCACCGCCAGCTATCGCCGATGATTGGCATCCACCAGCCTTTTTTCAACAACCCGCGACCTTGCGCATGCTACCCAACTTGACGCTGCAACTGCAATGGGCCGAGCAAGTGGTTGCCCAAATTCAACAGCCAATTGGCCAGACTACCAGCCATCGCGCCCTCTGGAAAATGGCGATTCTGCTGCACGATTGTGCCAAGCCAGCGACACGAGTTGATAAACCCGATGGCAGCGTCTCGTTTCATGAGCATCAAACGATTGGCGCTGACATTGCCCGCGGAGTGTACCAGCGGCTGCGATTTAGCAACCAAGAAATTGAGTATATGTGCAAGGTAATTGCGGGGCATATGCGGCCTGGTCAGCTTTACTCGCAGCCTGAAACCACGGCCAAAGCGGCCTATCGCTTCTTTCGCGATTTAAAAGAAAGCGCCGTCGATACCTTACTGCACGCCTTGGCCGACCATATGGCGACGCGCGGGCCGTTGCTGCAAGAACATCATTGGGCCTACCAAGCCGCTTGGACTGATGCAATGTTGGGGTTTTATTGGGATGCTGAGGCCGAACAAAAACGTGTGCCCTTATTAGATGGACACACGCTGATGCAAGAGCTAGGTTTAGCAGCCGGCCCACAGATTGGGCTGTTGCTTGAGGCAATTCGTGAAGCCCAAGCGGCTGGCGAAGTGACCGACCGTGAGAGCGCCTTAGCGTTGGCGCGTCGGCTTCATGCGTAA
- a CDS encoding segregation/condensation protein A, whose amino-acid sequence MPLATHHPYNLQLPEFAGPLDLLLRLIEREELAITAISLAAVADQYLAHVRAMPDPDPLTVADFLALAAQLLLIKSRALLPRREPPPAPPEEDVAEQLAQRLREYQQFKQAATQLREWESAGLRVWERVALPPQPDLPAPQIAAHKLSALVNALSRRLSLIERETPPIAIPKAKVITIAEMAELIGERLQRQRFVAFDDLLSLATTRSEVIVALWTVLELAKREIINVEQDDLFELINLSRGARFGEKLTE is encoded by the coding sequence ATGCCCTTAGCAACTCATCACCCCTATAATCTGCAATTGCCCGAATTTGCTGGCCCTTTGGATTTGCTGTTGCGCCTGATTGAGCGTGAAGAATTGGCGATCACGGCAATTTCGTTGGCAGCAGTTGCCGATCAATATTTGGCTCATGTGCGAGCCATGCCCGACCCCGACCCGCTGACCGTGGCCGATTTTCTAGCCTTGGCGGCGCAATTATTGTTGATTAAGTCGCGGGCATTGCTACCTCGACGTGAGCCACCACCCGCCCCTCCTGAAGAAGATGTGGCTGAGCAATTGGCCCAACGTCTGCGCGAATATCAACAATTTAAACAAGCTGCGACCCAATTGCGCGAATGGGAAAGCGCTGGTTTGCGCGTGTGGGAGCGGGTTGCCCTACCGCCCCAGCCTGATTTACCTGCGCCCCAAATCGCCGCCCATAAATTAAGTGCCTTGGTTAATGCCCTCTCGCGGCGTTTGAGCCTGATCGAGCGTGAAACTCCACCGATAGCCATCCCCAAGGCCAAAGTTATTACGATTGCCGAAATGGCCGAGTTGATTGGTGAACGTTTGCAGCGCCAACGCTTTGTCGCCTTTGACGACCTGCTGAGCCTCGCGACGACCCGTAGCGAAGTGATTGTAGCTCTTTGGACGGTTTTAGAGCTCGCCAAACGTGAAATTATTAATGTTGAACAGGATGATTTGTTTGAGTTGATCAATCTCTCGCGTGGAGCACGCTTTGGGGAAAAGCTGACTGAATAG
- a CDS encoding ABC transporter ATP-binding protein/permease — MTTKALAPSRKRDDEIEKKVADLLPKDDENSLGKAYDPRLMRRLLAFIGPYKRTMTAAIVLMIIGTVLSVVSPWVIGQAIDVGIKAQSLDSLYTWTIIFAVVSLGEWLSNRSRIHLLAVVGTGVVADVRSALFRHLQRLSLNFYNRYSVGRLMSRLISDVDVLQDFVTWSITGLTRATFSLVGITIAMLLLNWKLALVTFAVLPIMVIVTNYWRVRVRQAYRSTRERIALINGYLNESISGIRVTKSFVREAANGEHFDDLNRSYFNANTSAARLAATFFPAVDFMGSLATALVVGVGGWLVLGDNLTPGVLVAFVLYVSRFFDPILELAQRYNTFQSTMASSERMFALLDTEPDMLDAPNAQALPAVRGHVMFDHVSFGYADGEPVLRDVTLEAQPGETIALVGETGAGKSTIIRLLGRFFDVTDGAVLVDGHDIREVTQASLRQQLGIVLQDTFLFGGSITENIRYGRLDASEDAVIAAAKAVGAHEFIERMPEGYATDVGENGVNLSVGQRQILSFARALLADPRLLILDEATSSVDTTTERQIQAALDTLMRGRTSFVIAHRLSTITNASKIVVLDRGQISEMGTHAELLARRGRYYNLYTMQWSKGNGTIGE; from the coding sequence ATGACAACTAAAGCTTTAGCGCCGTCGCGTAAGCGCGATGATGAAATAGAAAAAAAGGTCGCCGATTTATTGCCCAAGGATGATGAAAATAGCTTGGGCAAGGCCTATGATCCACGGTTGATGCGGCGACTATTGGCCTTTATCGGGCCATACAAACGCACCATGACCGCCGCAATTGTGCTGATGATTATTGGCACAGTGCTATCGGTCGTCTCGCCATGGGTGATTGGCCAAGCAATTGACGTGGGGATCAAAGCTCAATCGCTTGATTCGCTCTACACCTGGACGATCATTTTTGCGGTCGTTTCATTGGGCGAATGGCTCTCCAACCGCTCACGGATTCACTTGCTGGCAGTTGTGGGGACGGGCGTGGTTGCCGATGTGCGTTCGGCGCTGTTTCGCCATTTGCAGCGTTTATCGCTTAATTTCTACAATCGCTACAGTGTTGGCCGCTTGATGAGCCGCCTCATTTCTGATGTTGATGTCTTGCAAGATTTTGTTACCTGGTCGATTACCGGGCTAACGCGGGCAACCTTCTCGCTGGTTGGCATTACAATCGCCATGCTCTTGCTGAATTGGAAATTGGCGCTGGTAACCTTTGCTGTGCTGCCAATTATGGTGATTGTGACCAACTACTGGCGGGTACGCGTGCGCCAAGCATATCGCTCAACCCGTGAACGGATTGCCTTGATCAACGGCTATTTGAACGAATCGATCTCAGGCATTCGGGTAACCAAAAGCTTTGTGCGCGAAGCAGCCAACGGCGAGCATTTCGATGATCTGAATCGCTCATATTTTAACGCCAACACCAGCGCTGCGCGTTTGGCCGCCACCTTCTTTCCCGCTGTCGATTTTATGGGTTCGTTGGCAACGGCCTTGGTTGTGGGCGTGGGCGGTTGGCTGGTGCTCGGCGATAATCTTACGCCGGGGGTTTTGGTGGCGTTTGTGTTGTATGTCAGCCGTTTCTTCGACCCAATTTTGGAGTTGGCGCAACGCTACAACACCTTTCAATCGACCATGGCTTCATCGGAGCGCATGTTCGCCTTGCTTGACACCGAGCCAGATATGCTCGACGCGCCGAATGCCCAAGCCTTGCCTGCCGTGCGTGGCCATGTGATGTTTGATCATGTGTCGTTTGGCTATGCCGATGGCGAGCCAGTGCTGCGCGATGTGACCCTCGAAGCCCAGCCAGGTGAAACGATTGCCTTGGTGGGCGAAACAGGCGCTGGCAAAAGCACGATTATTCGGCTGCTTGGGCGCTTCTTCGATGTAACCGATGGCGCAGTCTTGGTCGATGGTCATGATATTCGCGAGGTAACCCAAGCTAGCTTACGTCAACAATTAGGGATTGTGTTGCAAGATACCTTCTTATTTGGCGGTAGTATCACCGAAAATATTCGTTATGGTCGTTTGGATGCGAGCGAGGACGCTGTGATTGCCGCAGCCAAAGCGGTTGGGGCACACGAGTTTATCGAGCGCATGCCCGAAGGCTACGCCACCGATGTTGGCGAAAATGGGGTCAATTTAAGTGTGGGCCAACGCCAAATTCTCTCATTTGCTCGAGCCTTGTTGGCCGATCCGCGCTTGCTGATTTTGGATGAAGCGACCAGCAGCGTCGATACCACGACCGAACGCCAAATTCAGGCCGCCTTAGATACGCTGATGCGGGGCCGAACCAGCTTTGTGATTGCCCACCGTCTGAGCACAATCACCAATGCTAGCAAAATTGTGGTGCTTGATCGCGGCCAAATTAGCGAAATGGGCACGCATGCCGAGTTGTTGGCCCGTCGAGGCCGCTACTACAACCTTTACACCATGCAATGGAGCAAAGGCAACGGCACGATTGGGGAGTAA